The Microlunatus antarcticus DNA segment GAGGCGGTCGGCAACAGTCGCGGCAAGCGATCCAGGTCGACTCATCTGCGGCTAAGAAACGCCTGGTGAAGTTCTGCTCACGGGAGGCGCCGACGCCGCCCGGGTCCAGCCTCCCCAGTCGAAGGACTCCTCAACGCCATGACCCCCCTCCTCGTCACCCCCGCCCTTCGCCGCAGCTTCGCCGCCTCGTTGGCCGTTGCCGCGCTCATCTCGGTGAGCGCCTGCAGCTCCGACACCACCACCTCGAGCTCGCCGTCGGCGTCGTCGTCCGCCTCGTCCTCGCAGCGGACGGGAGGGGGTCCTCCTGGCGGGAAGGGGGCACCCGGCGGTGCCATGCAGACCTTCACCGCGGTCGACCTGGACACCGACGGCGCGAACGCGTCGAACGCCAACACCAGCGACGTCGTCACGGCGACGAACGCCTTCCTCGCCACGCTGGACGACGCCACCAAGGCCAAGGTCGTCTACGCCTTCACCGACAACGCCTCGCGCCAGACCTGGTCGAACTACCCGTCCGCACAGGTGCCCCGCAAGGGCGTGGCGCTCTCCACCCTCAGCGACACCTCCAAGGCTGCTGCCCTGGCCGTGGTCAAGACGATGCTCAGTGCGCAGGGGTACGCCCAGGTGCAGACGATCCAGCAGGCCGACGACTGGCTGAAGGCCAACAGCACCTCCGGCAACAGCAGCTTCGGCTCCGACGTCGACTACTTCATCGCCGTCTACGGCACCCCGTCCACGACGGACCCGTTCATGGTCCAGTTCGGCGGGCACCACCTGGCCCGCAACTACACCTACAAGGGCACGACGGCGAGCATCACGCCCGACTTCACCGGGACCGAGCCCAAGACGTTCACGGTCGGGAACACCACCGTGGAGCCGTTGAAGGAGAAGGCGGGCACCCTGTTCGCCGCCTTCGACTCCCTCAGTGCCGACCAGGACGCGCAGGCCAAGCTCTCCGCCAAGGTCGACGACATCCTGATGGGCCCGAGCGTCGACAGCGGCAAGTTCCCCACCACCGAAGGTGTGGCCGTCAGCAGCCTCTCGGCCGACCAGAAGAAGCTCGTCCTCGCCGCGATCGCGGCCTGGGTCAACGACGCCGCGCCCGGGCAGGCCGCGTCCATGCTCAAGACGTACGAGTCCCAGCTCGACCAGACCCGGATCGCGTACGCCAGCAGCAAGACCGTCGACGGTGAGGACACCTACCTCCGCATCGACGGCCCGCGGGTGTGGATCGAGCTCGTCAACACCCGGAGCCAGAGCACCCCGAACGTCCACTACCACGGCGTGTGGCGCGACAAGACCGACGACTACGGCAGCACCAACCCCAGCGCATGAGCCGGCACCCGTCGTCGTGGCGCAGAGGAGTGAGCCTGCTGCTCGCGTGCGCCACGCTGCTCCTGCTCGGCACCGCGTCGACAGCCTCGGCGCACCCGCTCAGCACCTCGGCTGTGCTGCTCGACGTCGGCACCACCTCGGTGAGCGCCACCGTCGAGCTGCCGCTCGACGAGCTCAGCGTCGCCCGGGACCAGGTCCTCACCGCGAGCACCGTCATCGAGGCAAGCACGCTGGCCGAGCTGTGCACCTACGTCCAGGGACACCTGTCCGCGTCCGACGCGAGCGGACGCACCTGGTCGACCGTCGTCACCAATGGCCGGGTCGAACCCGTCGACGGGGTCGACAACCTCGTGCTCGACGCCACCCTGACCCCCGCCTCCGGACCGGTGGGCGACTTCGTGCTGCACGACGACGTCATCGTCGACCAGCTGCTGTCGCACCGCGTGTTCGTCTCGGGCCGCTACGGCTCCACCGGGTCCTACACGACGCTGGCGATGCTCTCCTGGCAGACGCAGTCGGTCCCGGTGGCGTCAGCAACGCCCGCCTCGACCTCGGCGGCGCCCGCGGACGAGGGGTTCGTGGCAGCGGTCCGGCTCGGGATCCACCACATCGCCACCGGCAGCGACCACCTGCTGTTTCTGATCATGCTGCTGCTGCCCGCACCGCTGGTCGCCGCGGGCCGACGCTGGCAGGCTCGACCCGACACCGGGCTGGGCGGAGCCGCCCGGTCGGGGGTACGTGTCGTGCACGTCGTGACCGCGTTCGCCGTCGGCCACTCGTGCACCCTCGTCCTCGGCGCCCTGGGCTGGGTCGCGCTGCCGTCCCGACTGGTCGAGAGCGGCATCGCGCTGTCGGTGCTGGTCTCCGCGGTCCACGCGGTGCGCCCCCTCGTCCGCCGCGGCGAGGTCCTCATCGCCGGCGGCTTCGGGTTGCTCCACGGCGTGGCGTTCGCCGCCATCCTCGGTGGGCTCGACCTCAGCCGCACCAGCCTGGTCACGACGCTGCTCGGGTTCAACCTCGGCATCGAGCTCACCCAGCTGCTCGTCGTCGCCCTCGTGATGCCCTCGCTGCTCCTGCTCAGCCGGACCCCTGCCTACCCGGCCGTGCGCATCGGCGTCGCGACCTTGGGTGCGGTGCTCGCCGCCGGCTGGCTGGCCCAGCGGGCTGGTCTCGTCGGCGTGAACCCGCTCGAACCGGTCGCGCCCCTGGTCGTCGACCACCCCGTCGCTCTCGCCGTCGGCCTCGCCGTCTGCGCTCTCGCGCTCACCGGGCTGCAGCGCGTGAGAGCGACCCGCCCAACACCCCGCAGGTCTTTGCCCCGGTGGGCCGCACCCGAGCGCGAACGGTTGACGACGGACACGTGCAGGTAGCCCGCCGCGTCCGCCGGTGTGCGCAGCCGCGACCAGCGCCGGTGGAGGTCGACGAACGCGTCCTGGACCAGCTCCTCGGCCCGTCCGGGGTCACGCACCAGCAGCCAGGCCACCCGCACGAGCCGGACGTAGTGCGCCGCGAAGAGCGCGGCGAGCGAGAGCTCCTCCGCCGCGTCACGCGGACGGCTCGCGTCCGTCGAGCTCAGTGCCTCCACACCCTGTCCACGTGCGAGCCCCCTGGCCGGTTGTCCTCGGAGGCGAAGTTTTCAGCACGACGTGCACGAAGCTCGTCGCCGGCGCTCCGCAGGGTGGCCGGCGTCGGTCGTGTCGGCCGGAAGTGCCCCACCGCGCCGCTAGCGTGATCAGCCTCGGGTCCACCCCAGCGTTGGAGGAGCGTCGGATGTCTCTGCTGCGCCGAGCGTGCGGTGTCCTCGCTGCCGCCGCCCTGGTCGTCGCCGTGCCGGCTGGCACCGCCCTCGCGGCCTCGCCGACGACCCGCGCGTCGCTGGTCTTCGACGACGCCCGCATCCTCGACGACAGCTCGGTCGTCCACGACATCAACGCGCTGCGCAACAAGGCGGGGGTCAAGGTCGCGGTCCTCACCACCGGCGACGACGCGGACGTGCACAAGGACACCTACGACGACGACGTCCTGACCTACCTGGAGGAGCACGACGACAAGGCGGTCCTGAGCAGCGACGGCGACGGGCTGCGCGACGGGCTGATCCTGATCGCGGTCTCGCCCGACGTGCGCCAGGTCGGGGTGTACGCGGGCGACGACGTCGACCTCGACTCCGACGGGGTCGAGGAGGTCGTCGCGGCGGTCCGGCCGGACGCCCGCGCCGGACGGTGGGACGACGTCGTGGTCGGCGGGGCGAAGAAGGCCCTGGCCGTCACCGCGGCCGGCGAGGGCACGAGCAGCGACGAACCCGACTCGGACGACCAGACCTACTACCCCACGTCCCCCGAGAACGACCCGACCGACACCACCTCTCCGGTACCGGTCGGGGCGATCGTCGGCCTCGTGGCGGGCGTGGGCGCCCTGATCGGCGCCCCGTGGGCCGTGGTCGCGGCGAGGCGGCGGCGCAGGCGCCGGGCCGAGCTGCTGGCGTGGACGCCGGAGCCGAGCGCCGTCGCCGACGCGTTGCGGCAGTGGCGCGACGCCATCGAGCAGGTCCAGATGACGGGCTACCCCGACCACCCGCGCGACCGGTCGGGTCGAGCGGCGTGGACCTACGACCCGGCGGCGTCGGTCGCCACGCTCGAGACGCTCGCCTCTGACGGCCCCACGCTCGCGCAACGGGTCGACCCGGCCGCCCACGCTCGGCTGACGGCGCTGCTCAGCCCGAGGCGGACGTTGACGGCTTGGGTGGACGACGCACGGTTCTGGGCCCGCGAGGCAGGGTGGGAGGAGCGGTGGGAAGCCGAGCTCGAGCGTCTCGTCGGCGGGCCGCTGGCGGCGTTCCTGGGCAGCGTCGACGCCCTCGCCGGAGACCGGCCCGGGCGCAGGCTGACGAAGATCCGTACGGAGGCCGAAGCGCTGCAGGCGAGCGCCGCCGCCCTCGACCGGTCCGTCCGCGCCGGGGAGGTCCGGCCGACCGACGGCCTGGCCGAGGCGCGGGCCCTGAACCGCCGGATCCGCACCTTCGCCGAAGAAGCGGCCCACACGGTCGGGCGCGGCCTGTCCGACCGGGCGAAGAGGAACCTGCTGGCGGGGACCTCGGGCCACGACCCGTCGTTGTCGCCGTACCTGCTGGGCAGCCTGATCGCGGCGTCGGCGTCGCAGGACGTCTCCTCCGGCTCCGCCGGCGACCTGTTCGGCACACCGGGGACCGGCGCGGGTGGCTTCGGTGCGTCGACGACGTTCAACGACTCGTCGAGCAGCGGCGGTGGGATGACGGGCGGGTCAGGCGGGTTCTGACCGCCTGCTCGGCTGCGACCACGTGTTCTGGATGGCGACCGGCAGTAACTGACCCGCACGACGGTCAGGCGGTCAGCACCTCTTGGTAGTGCTGGACGGTCGGGAACGGCTCGTAGAAGTGGTGCAGGAGGGCGCGCCAGCGCTCGTACCCGACTGATCCGCGGAAGCCCTCCGTGTGGTCCTGCAGGCGACGCCAGTGCACGAGGAGGAGGTAGGTGCTCGGCTGCTCGAGGCAGCGGGACAACGTCAGACCCTCGAAGCCCGGCATGCTCGCGATGATGGTCCTGGCCTCCGCGAACGCCGCTTCGAAGTCGGCCTCGGTGCCGGGCCGGACAGACAGCAGGGCGTGCTCGAGGATCACCCGCAGAGCCTTCCAGATCCTCGACCCGGTTCACCAGGGCGTCGGGCTATCGTGCACGCAGGAAGCGCGGGCGAGGACGAAGGAACGCCGACGCCTGCTGCCGACAAGCTGGCCGCGATCACCGACGGACGGTTGCGCCGGGCTCCGCCGGGTATCCGCGGGCCAGCAGCACCACCCCGGCGGCGGCCACCAGGGCGCAGCCGACGGCGGCGGCGAGGACCGGTCCGCCGATCGCGGACCCGTCCTGCAGGAGGTACCGCCCGCCGACGACCGCGGTCAGCGGGTCGACGAGGGTCAGGCAGCAGATGACGACCTGCGGGGCGCCGAAGAGGTACGCGGACTGCATCGCCCAGACCCCGAGCGGCAGCGCGAGGGCGAGGCCGACCACCGCGGTCGCTACCAGCGCCGGATCGGTCGCGACGGGTGAGCGGACGACCTGCCCGAGGGTCCGGACCAGGACCGAGACGAGCCCGAAGAGCGCGGCCGCCACCACGGCCCGGCTCGCGCAGCGCAACAACGCCGGCGCGCCGGGGCGGCCGAGGAGGAGGGCGACGGCGGTCCCGGCGGCGAGCACGGCAGCGACCCCCGCCGCGAGGGTTCCCCAGGCGGGCAGCGTCGCGGGTCGGCTGGCCGGCAGGAGCAGCACGACGGTCAGGGCGGCGACCCCCGCCACGCTCAGGAGCGTCCCCAGCCCCTGCGCACGCGACGGGCGTCGGCGCCGGGCCAGGGCGGACGCCACGACCGTCACGGGCACGGCGAGCACCCCGACCGGCTGGACCAGCGTGATCGGGGCGAGGGCGAGCGCGACGACGTGGAGCCCGCCGCCGAGACCGGCCTGACCCGCCCCGAGGAGCCAGGCCGG contains these protein-coding regions:
- a CDS encoding antibiotic biosynthesis monooxygenase family protein, translating into MILEHALLSVRPGTEADFEAAFAEARTIIASMPGFEGLTLSRCLEQPSTYLLLVHWRRLQDHTEGFRGSVGYERWRALLHHFYEPFPTVQHYQEVLTA
- a CDS encoding HupE/UreJ family protein; protein product: MSRHPSSWRRGVSLLLACATLLLLGTASTASAHPLSTSAVLLDVGTTSVSATVELPLDELSVARDQVLTASTVIEASTLAELCTYVQGHLSASDASGRTWSTVVTNGRVEPVDGVDNLVLDATLTPASGPVGDFVLHDDVIVDQLLSHRVFVSGRYGSTGSYTTLAMLSWQTQSVPVASATPASTSAAPADEGFVAAVRLGIHHIATGSDHLLFLIMLLLPAPLVAAGRRWQARPDTGLGGAARSGVRVVHVVTAFAVGHSCTLVLGALGWVALPSRLVESGIALSVLVSAVHAVRPLVRRGEVLIAGGFGLLHGVAFAAILGGLDLSRTSLVTTLLGFNLGIELTQLLVVALVMPSLLLLSRTPAYPAVRIGVATLGAVLAAGWLAQRAGLVGVNPLEPVAPLVVDHPVALAVGLAVCALALTGLQRVRATRPTPRRSLPRWAAPERERLTTDTCR
- a CDS encoding DUF3500 domain-containing protein, translating into MTPLLVTPALRRSFAASLAVAALISVSACSSDTTTSSSPSASSSASSSQRTGGGPPGGKGAPGGAMQTFTAVDLDTDGANASNANTSDVVTATNAFLATLDDATKAKVVYAFTDNASRQTWSNYPSAQVPRKGVALSTLSDTSKAAALAVVKTMLSAQGYAQVQTIQQADDWLKANSTSGNSSFGSDVDYFIAVYGTPSTTDPFMVQFGGHHLARNYTYKGTTASITPDFTGTEPKTFTVGNTTVEPLKEKAGTLFAAFDSLSADQDAQAKLSAKVDDILMGPSVDSGKFPTTEGVAVSSLSADQKKLVLAAIAAWVNDAAPGQAASMLKTYESQLDQTRIAYASSKTVDGEDTYLRIDGPRVWIELVNTRSQSTPNVHYHGVWRDKTDDYGSTNPSA
- a CDS encoding DMT family transporter; the protein is MNVLAVGLAALGALFFGLASVRQHRAVQAGAPNTRAGVGERLAAGLRLLRQPAWLLGAGQAGLGGGLHVVALALAPITLVQPVGVLAVPVTVVASALARRRRPSRAQGLGTLLSVAGVAALTVVLLLPASRPATLPAWGTLAAGVAAVLAAGTAVALLLGRPGAPALLRCASRAVVAAALFGLVSVLVRTLGQVVRSPVATDPALVATAVVGLALALPLGVWAMQSAYLFGAPQVVICCLTLVDPLTAVVGGRYLLQDGSAIGGPVLAAAVGCALVAAAGVVLLARGYPAEPGATVRR
- a CDS encoding DUF5129 domain-containing protein, with amino-acid sequence MSLLRRACGVLAAAALVVAVPAGTALAASPTTRASLVFDDARILDDSSVVHDINALRNKAGVKVAVLTTGDDADVHKDTYDDDVLTYLEEHDDKAVLSSDGDGLRDGLILIAVSPDVRQVGVYAGDDVDLDSDGVEEVVAAVRPDARAGRWDDVVVGGAKKALAVTAAGEGTSSDEPDSDDQTYYPTSPENDPTDTTSPVPVGAIVGLVAGVGALIGAPWAVVAARRRRRRRAELLAWTPEPSAVADALRQWRDAIEQVQMTGYPDHPRDRSGRAAWTYDPAASVATLETLASDGPTLAQRVDPAAHARLTALLSPRRTLTAWVDDARFWAREAGWEERWEAELERLVGGPLAAFLGSVDALAGDRPGRRLTKIRTEAEALQASAAALDRSVRAGEVRPTDGLAEARALNRRIRTFAEEAAHTVGRGLSDRAKRNLLAGTSGHDPSLSPYLLGSLIAASASQDVSSGSAGDLFGTPGTGAGGFGASTTFNDSSSSGGGMTGGSGGF